AACGTTGAGCCGTATTCTTTTAAATATTTTTGGGCATCCGGTAATTCGTCCTGATAATTCACCCCCAGCATCACGAATTCGGGATTATCTTTAAAGAGTTGATGAAGCTGTAAGATGCTTTCGTGCTCCACCTTGCATTCATAACACCATGACGCCCAGAAATTGAGCAGGACCACTTTCCCCTTGAATTGTTCCAAAGAGATCGTTTGTCCCGTTTCCACATCCGGTCCTTCAAAGTTGGGAGCATCGGTTTCAATCAGGACAGTGGGAATGTGTCGTGGATCTCCCCAAAGCCCCTGGTAAAACAAGGCGAAAAGTCCTAACAGGCAGAGGATGAGTGTCAATTGCCAGCCTTTACTCATTCTTCCTTCTTTCGGGGGCGGAGGATATTCAAAATCACGCCGAGCCCCATGATGACACCGCCTCCCCATACCCACAGAACGAGTGGATTGAGCACGCCACGGGCGACGGCCACCCCGTCTTCGGACACCTCAGGCATGGTCAGAAAGACGTGCCCCATTTTCGTCGCATAAATGGCCGATTCCGTGGTAGGCGTTTGAGTGGCCGAATAGATTCGCTTTTGGGGCCGGAGCTCCGTAATCAAATCCTCTCCCTTAAAGACTTGAAAGACGCCTTCCTGAGCATTCCAATTCCCGCCGGCCACTTCGTGAATTTTCGCCAGTTTCATCCGATAGTCCCCGATCGCGAATTCGTCTCCCACGCGCATCGAGACGACTTTTTCCGTTTGATACACGGTGGAGGCAATGATGCCGACGACTAGGACGAGGAC
The sequence above is a segment of the Nitrospira sp. MA-1 genome. Coding sequences within it:
- a CDS encoding redoxin domain-containing protein — encoded protein: MSKGWQLTLILCLLGLFALFYQGLWGDPRHIPTVLIETDAPNFEGPDVETGQTISLEQFKGKVVLLNFWASWCYECKVEHESILQLHQLFKDNPEFVMLGVNYQDELPDAQKYLKEYGSTFSHVRDLKGQLAIDYGVYGVPETFVIDQQGKIRHKWVGPITGEVYTNITQKVIAPLLKAQPTTTTTS